The window TGAGCCAATATGAATTTTTTGTTGTTGAACCAGATTAGCTAATCTTAAAGCTTGAGGGCCAGAAAAGGAAAAGTCCACTTTACTGGCAATACCTTTTTCAAATATATCAATATGGCTGGGCAGCGCTAATACTGATTGCAGAATATGCAGATCATTCAGTACTTCAGGATTGCACTGAGATAGACATTCAGATAAAAAATCAGCTTGTTTTTGATTGTTACCTTCTATGCAGACTTTATCCTCACAGACAATTACTGTTTCAAGTAACTCAATCGCTCTATCATTTGGGACTAATTTATCTAACCCTTTAGCTTTTGCGGCATTCAGTTTTGTAAGCCGTCTAGTTTTCTGTGTATTCCATACTTTTTTGCCAGTATTCGCTTTCATAAGATTTCCTTTATCTGCTTATCAAAAAAAGACATTTAGAGTCAAGAAAAATATAGATGGCGCTAATAAAGCTCCTAACCCTGTATAGAAAGTGGCTACCAATGCTCCATATGGAACCAGTCTTACATCGGTACCTGCCAATCCAGCTGCTACGCCACTAGTCGTACCCACTAGACCACCAAAAATCATGGCTGAACGTGGACTTCTAAGATGCATAAATTTGGCAAGTAGAGGTGTGGAAACCATGAAAAACACTGATTTAATCAAACCTATTGCAATTGATAAAGCAATTACCTCAGAGCTTGCCCCAACGGCAGTACCTGTAATAGGCCCCACAATATAGGTCATTGCCCCTGCACCAATGGTGGTCATAGAGACAGCATCTTTATAGCCTAATGTCCATGCAACACCCGCCCCTACCACAAATGGTATGAAGCAACCCAGTAACAAGGCAATAATACCAATTTTCCCAGCACGTTTTATTTCTTTAACGTCTACCTCAAAGGCAGTCGATGAAATTGCAAGATCCCGAAGCATTGATCCGCCTAAAAGAGTAAATCCCGAAAATAGTTCTATATCAGAAATACCCTCGCTGCCATTTGTATATAGACCTGCAAAATAGGCAGCAATCAAACCAAGTGTGATAGCAATTGCGGATGATTGTAGTTTGTTATTAGTTAGATACTTGGATAGTATTTGAGAGAAAAGCATCACAAGACCTGTTACTGCAATGGCAGTCACAAAGGCATTTTTAGTGAGCGTCTGTATAATTAAGTCCATTTAATTACTCCATTTCGCGATTGAATTAGTGGTGTCGGTTCTCATATATCATTAATAATATTGATGAAACACTCATAATTGGTCACGAGGCTCTTCAGTATCATCCCAGGTAAAAGTATCGTAATCATTATCCATACTGTTGAGCCAACGTACGACAAAGACAGTTGCAGTAAGCGCAATAACAGAGACAACAGCTGCTACCATTCCACCAGATAGTGCAGCGACTACGTTTTGTCCTGCAGCCATAGCAACAACGATAGGGATATACATACCTGCCCAGTATAGAACACCAAACTGGGTAGACTTAGGGAGATAGCCTTTTTTAGCAAGCAGTTCTTTACCAACAATTAGTAGAATCATTGCGATAGCTACACCACCGATATTGGCTTCAACACCTAATATTTTTCCTAACAGTCCACCGAGGAAAACCCCGAGCAAATAACTAACTGCTAATAAAGCAGTACCATATATGATCATAATAACCTTCCTTGATTATAGTTAAATTCCCTTTAATGACGCCTGATTTAGCAAGGAAACTCAGTGTTATTTATCTTTTTTAATACCTCAGTACTACATCGCCTATAATAGAAATCCTGTCTTTTAGAGCGATGCTATTACCTAGTTATTTGATATAATATAAATCAATTGTTTGTAAAGCGCAATACAATTGTATTTATTAAACATGTATTTTGTATACAAAAGGCCTATTTATGAGTTTAATCGATGATCTACCCTTATCTTTGCAGATTAGCAAAAAAATAGAAGATGATATTATTTATGGTCGACTACGGCCTGGTACAAAACTTGATGAAGTAACACTTTGTGAAAAATATGGAGTATCAAGGACACCGATCCGAGAAGCGCTAAAGCTTTTATCGTCTGAAGGTTTGGTAGAAATTCGACCTCGTAGGGGCGCAATAATACCTACTTTAAATATTGTAAAGCTGTGTGAGATGTTTGAGGTGATGGCAGAACTTGAGGGAATGTGCGGTAGATTAGCTGCTAGAAGAATCAATAAGGAGGAAAAAGTTGAGTTGTTATTTTTACATAATGAATGTAAAAAACACCTCTCTGAAGATAATCCAGAAAATTATTATGAAGCTAATAGGAAATTTCATTTTTTCCTCTATCAACTCAGCCACAATAGTTTTTTGATAGAGCAATCAATCAATTTACATAATCGATTACATCCGTATAGACGCCTTCAGCTACGAGTAAGTAGTAGGATGCAACATTCTTTTGAAGAACATCAAGCCATCGTTGATGCAATTACGAATGCTGATGAATGTTTGGCTGAGAGTTTATTGAAAGGACATGTATCAGTACAAGGACAAAAGTTCACAGACTTGATTGCAACAATGAATCCTGATGATAATATACAAGACTAGTAGAATAGATTGCCCTAAA of the Psychrobacter sp. LV10R520-6 genome contains:
- the madM gene encoding malonate transporter subunit MadM: MDLIIQTLTKNAFVTAIAVTGLVMLFSQILSKYLTNNKLQSSAIAITLGLIAAYFAGLYTNGSEGISDIELFSGFTLLGGSMLRDLAISSTAFEVDVKEIKRAGKIGIIALLLGCFIPFVVGAGVAWTLGYKDAVSMTTIGAGAMTYIVGPITGTAVGASSEVIALSIAIGLIKSVFFMVSTPLLAKFMHLRSPRSAMIFGGLVGTTSGVAAGLAGTDVRLVPYGALVATFYTGLGALLAPSIFFLTLNVFF
- the madL gene encoding malonate transporter subunit MadL — protein: MIIYGTALLAVSYLLGVFLGGLLGKILGVEANIGGVAIAMILLIVGKELLAKKGYLPKSTQFGVLYWAGMYIPIVVAMAAGQNVVAALSGGMVAAVVSVIALTATVFVVRWLNSMDNDYDTFTWDDTEEPRDQL
- a CDS encoding GntR family transcriptional regulator, with the protein product MSLIDDLPLSLQISKKIEDDIIYGRLRPGTKLDEVTLCEKYGVSRTPIREALKLLSSEGLVEIRPRRGAIIPTLNIVKLCEMFEVMAELEGMCGRLAARRINKEEKVELLFLHNECKKHLSEDNPENYYEANRKFHFFLYQLSHNSFLIEQSINLHNRLHPYRRLQLRVSSRMQHSFEEHQAIVDAITNADECLAESLLKGHVSVQGQKFTDLIATMNPDDNIQD